The Kribbella sp. HUAS MG21 genome includes the window GGGTCACGATGTACGGCAAGCCGGGTTGTCATCTGTGCGACGACGCCCGCGAGGTGATCCGCGCGGTCTGCGCCGAGCTGGGCGTGGAGTGGACCGAGGTCGACATCACGCAGGATGACCGGCTGTTCACGCAGTACGGCGAACAGATCCCGGTCACGTTCGTCGACGGCGAGCAGCACGACTTCTGGCGGGTGGACCCCGCGCGCCTCCGGAAGGCCCTCACCAGGTAAGGGGTGTCTCCCACATCACCTTCGCCGATTTTGTTCTCACGTTCACAAGCTCCTAGAGTAAGAGTGCCGCCGGCCGTCAGACCGCGGTGAACCAACCGCTCCCAGGAGAATTGTGACGCGTGCCAGCAGCCGTCGCCCCGGCCCGCCGACGAGAACCGAACGCGGCATCCCCGAGGCGACTGTCGCGCGCTTGCCGGTCTACCTGCGGGCCCTGACCGCGCTCTCGGACAGCGGGATCGCCACCGCGTCGAGCGAGGACCTGGCGAGCGCCGCGGGCGTGAACTCGGCCAAGCTCCGCAAGGACCTGTCCTACCTGGGGTCGTACGGCACCCGCGGCGTCGGGTACGACGTCGAGTACCTGCGCTACCAGATCGCCCGCGAGATCGGCGTCACCCAGGACTGGGCCGTGGTCATCGTCGGGATCGGGAACCTCGGCCACGCGCTCGCGAACTACTCCGGCTTCGGCACCCGCGGCTTCCGGATCGTCGCCCTGCTGGACGCCGACCCGAACCTGGTCGGCGAGCGGATCGGCGACATGGAGGTCCGGGACTTCGCCGAGCTCGAGGAGATCGTCGAGTCCGACCGGGTCTCGATCGGCGTCATCACCACCCCGGCCGGCCCGGCGCAGGAGGTGTGCGACCGGCTGGTCGCCGCCGGTGTCACCAGCATCCTGAACTTCGCGCCCGTCGTGCTGTCCGTGCCCGACGGCGTCGACATCCGCAAGGTGGATCTCTCGATCGAGTTGCAGATCCTGGCGTACCACGAACAACGCAAGTCCGGAGAGGCGGCGCTCCCCCAGGTGCCCGAGCTACCAGCGATGAACGGCCTGACCGATCTCCCGAGTGTCGGGGGAGGTGTCGGCGCATGAGCTACCTGGTGGTCGGCATCAGTCACCGTTCCGCTGCCATCGACGTCCTCGAGCGGGTCGCGCTCGACGCGGACGCGGCGACGAAGCTCGCGCTCGCGGTGCACAACTCCCCGGCGGTCGCGGAGTCCGCGGTCGTTGCCACCTGCAACCGGACCGAGGTCTACGCGGCAGTCGACCGGTTCCACGCCGGGATGGACGAGGTCACCGCGATCCTGTCCGACATCACCGGCGTACCGCTGCTGGACCTCGCCGAGCACCTGTACGTGCACTTCGAGGAGGGCGCGGTCGCGCATCTCTTCCAGGTCGCCGTCGGGCTCGACTCGATGGTCGTCGGCGAGAGCCAGATCCTCGGCCAGGTCAAGGAGACGCTGCGGGTCGGCCAGGACAACGAGACCGTCGGCACCGACCTGAACGCCTTGTTCCAGCACGCGTTGCGGGTTGGCAAGCGGGCGCGCACCGAGACCGGCATCGACTCGGCCGGCCGCTCGGTCGTCTCGGCCGGCCTGGAAGCGGTCGGCGGCTTCGAGGGTCGGCGCGCGCTGATCGTCGGCGCCGGCTCGATGGCCTCGCTGGCCGCGCAGACCCTGGCGAACGGCGGCGCGCGCAGCGTGACCATTGCCAACCGCAACTACGAGCGCGCGGTCGCGCTCGCGGACCGCGTCGGCGGTACGGCGATCCAGCTGGCCGCCGTACCCGAGGCCCTGAAGGACGCGGATCTGGTCGTGTCCTGCACCGGCGCGCGCGGCGTCGTGCTGACCGAGGCGATGATCCGCGACGCCGCCGGCGGCCGCCCGTTCGGCGTGCTCGACGTGGCGCTGCCGCGGGACGTCGCCCCGGAGGCCGCCCGGATCCCCGGCGTCACGCTGATCACGCTGGCCGACCTCGTCGGTACGGCGGGCGGCAGCGAGGCCGACATCGACGAGGTACGGCGGATCGTCAGCGAGGAGACCGGATCGTTCGAGG containing:
- a CDS encoding glutamyl-tRNA reductase; the encoded protein is MSYLVVGISHRSAAIDVLERVALDADAATKLALAVHNSPAVAESAVVATCNRTEVYAAVDRFHAGMDEVTAILSDITGVPLLDLAEHLYVHFEEGAVAHLFQVAVGLDSMVVGESQILGQVKETLRVGQDNETVGTDLNALFQHALRVGKRARTETGIDSAGRSVVSAGLEAVGGFEGRRALIVGAGSMASLAAQTLANGGARSVTIANRNYERAVALADRVGGTAIQLAAVPEALKDADLVVSCTGARGVVLTEAMIRDAAGGRPFGVLDVALPRDVAPEAARIPGVTLITLADLVGTAGGSEADIDEVRRIVSEETGSFEATRRAASVAPTVVALRAMASGLVDAELARLERRLPGLDEHERSEVERTIRRVVDKVLHNPTVRVKELGGDPGGPTYADALRQLFALDQASVDAVTAAKEPDHLQQSGGGQL
- a CDS encoding redox-sensing transcriptional repressor Rex, which gives rise to MTRASSRRPGPPTRTERGIPEATVARLPVYLRALTALSDSGIATASSEDLASAAGVNSAKLRKDLSYLGSYGTRGVGYDVEYLRYQIAREIGVTQDWAVVIVGIGNLGHALANYSGFGTRGFRIVALLDADPNLVGERIGDMEVRDFAELEEIVESDRVSIGVITTPAGPAQEVCDRLVAAGVTSILNFAPVVLSVPDGVDIRKVDLSIELQILAYHEQRKSGEAALPQVPELPAMNGLTDLPSVGGGVGA
- a CDS encoding glutaredoxin family protein yields the protein MSRVTMYGKPGCHLCDDAREVIRAVCAELGVEWTEVDITQDDRLFTQYGEQIPVTFVDGEQHDFWRVDPARLRKALTR